One Malaclemys terrapin pileata isolate rMalTer1 chromosome 21, rMalTer1.hap1, whole genome shotgun sequence DNA window includes the following coding sequences:
- the LOC128827106 gene encoding cathepsin S-like: MKLLVCIFLASLAAAATAHLRSDPTLDNHWELWKKTYGKQYSHKKEEGERRATWEKNLKLVMLHNLEHSLGLHSYELGMNHLADMTSEEVAALLTGLKIPHRPDRNSTYRPRPGSKVPDSMDWRDKGCVTDVKNQGACGACWAFSAVGALEAQVKLKTGNLVSLSAQNLVDCSTMYGNYGCNGGYITRAFQYIIDNNGIDSDSSYPYAAQNGTCHYNPATRAATCSKFVELPYANEAALKDAVANIGPVSVAIDAKQPSFFLYRSGVYDDPRCTGDTNHAVLAIGYGTLDGKDFWLVKNSWGEYFGDKGYIRMSRNKGNHCGIASFASYPQI; this comes from the exons ATGAAGCTGTTGGTTTGTATCTTCTTGGcctctcttgctgctgctgcaactGCACATCTACGCTCAGACCCGACGCTGGATAACCACTGGGAGCTCTGGAAGAAAACCTATGGCAAGCAATACAGCCACAAG AAAGAGGAAGGGGAACGGCGCGCGACCTGGGAAAAGAACCTCAAGCTCGTTATGCTGCATAACCTCGAGCACTCACTGGGGCTGCATTCCTATGAGCTGGGCATGAACCACCTGGCAGACAtg ACCAGCGAGGAAGTGGCTGCTTTGTTAACTGGACTGAAAATTCCCCACCGACCTGACCGGAATTCCACCTATAGGCCACGGCCTGGCAGCAAAGTGCCTGACTCCATGGACTGGAGGGACAAAGGATGTGTTACGGATGTGAAAAATCAG GGGGCCTGTGGGGCCTGCTGGGCTTTCAGTGCTGTCGGTGCCCTAGAAGCCCAGGTGAAACTGAAAACTGGAAACCTGGTGTCTCTCAGTGCACAGAACCTAGTCGACTGTTCCACTATGTACGGGAACTACGGCTGCAACGGCGGATATATAACCAGAGCCTTCCAGTACATCATCGATAATAACGGCATTGATTCGGACTCCTCCTATCCATACGCAGCTCAG AACGGAACGTGTCACTACAACCCTGCCACGCGAGCCGCCACCTGCTCCAAGTTCGTTGAGCTCCCGTATGCCAATGAAGCAGCCCTGAAGGATGCCGTAGCCAATATCGGACCCGTGTCAGTCGCCATAGATGCGAAACAGCCTTCGTTTTTCCTGTACAGATCAG GTGTCTACGATGATCCACGATGCACTGGTGACACGAATCATGCGGTTCTAGCTATCGGCTATGGCACCCTGGATGGGAAGGACTTTTGGCTTGTGAAAAACAG CTGGGGTGAATATTTCGGTGACAAAGGATACATTCGAATGTCCAGGAACAAAGGAAACCACTGTGGGATTGCCAGCTTTGCTTCTTATCCACAAATATAG